A single Roseofilum capinflatum BLCC-M114 DNA region contains:
- a CDS encoding AMIN domain-containing protein: MNKYSFGLSGALIGSAAVVVANSAAWAAPTRINNVSLNPTSGGIEVILDTQEGDRPQVFAVPNGNEWVANISNMQLNLPSGEFMQANPAPGIASVRINSVDGNSVRVTVTGNQGSLSGRISIQDGNNFILSLKQDDPKPTANTSPNPPTPRPVAQRPPQQMAQGAPYNNVPLPSLQNGIPSLPPGTGVAPPFRQRAIAPPLGDISVSTIDASGRTINLGSSENVPRLVLRDAPVRDVLALLARVAGMNLAFTDGAGDIPEGQAGAATTVTGRTISLDIENEPVQNVFNSVLQLSGMQANRVGRTIFVGANLPLESSPVITRTLRLNQAEAESSATLLASQGADYQRVVTNTTRVVEGDGVDRRETEETTTSIENFTVQEANGPLLLRGLSIIADERLNSITLVGDPRKVEIATGLLSQQDLRRRQVSVNVKVVDINLDSQEFSNSSFSFGTGDSFFVVDGGFGVANFGRLTPPTAGQTLTNEFGRPVVQNPLGPGGRLPSTPFINTDGTQLVRDPATGQLVPVGQNQPGSVFSPGGLPTTPGVAGFDPTAPGIPGSGSRQVSPSAGTPPLFYDRNGIPRSLNELTVGGGTFQPLINSQTNELVTAPTDGTQAPLYFDSNGNPRLLSQLQIGGGGAGYQALTTPDGALISAGTGADPAPQFFDQNGQPRLFNQLTIAGGQFEPLRSPEGNVVVSAGAAPQYYFDSTGTPRLLSELNFPDAGANGPFQPLLNDAGGLSPVGAPGDLYFDINGVPRTFNQLTVGSGIFEPLLDPNGLVPVTQGDSAPLFFDQAGVPRLVSQFLDGTYSPLIDGQDLVPATRAIAPTFFDANGVPQLLNNLIPGGGTIPALTNSVGELISAATTGANGLPAIVGQAAQLAYQLPQVFQYPQQFLAQLQANVVEGTAKILTDPTLTIQEGETSTINLTDRIPINIEQETTVNANTTTTTINTEFDDVGLLLPITVDRIDDNGFITMTINPRISTPTGTYSIIVDGLEQEVALVSQRELSSGKIRLRDGQTLLIAGVIQDQEREIVSKLPILGDLPIIGRMFRRTDKESERAEVVVVVTPNIIQDVEDANWGYGYAPSPNVQQQLRNRGFRYPNR; the protein is encoded by the coding sequence GCCGTTGTTGTCGCTAACTCTGCGGCTTGGGCGGCTCCAACCCGGATTAACAACGTCTCCCTCAACCCCACCAGTGGCGGAATTGAGGTCATTCTCGATACTCAAGAAGGCGATCGCCCCCAAGTGTTTGCCGTCCCTAATGGCAACGAATGGGTTGCGAATATCTCCAACATGCAGCTCAACCTTCCGAGCGGGGAATTCATGCAAGCCAACCCCGCCCCCGGCATTGCCTCCGTTCGGATTAACTCCGTCGATGGCAACAGCGTCCGCGTCACCGTCACCGGAAACCAAGGCAGTCTGAGCGGCCGCATCAGCATCCAAGACGGAAACAACTTCATTCTCTCCCTCAAGCAAGACGACCCCAAACCCACGGCCAACACTTCCCCCAACCCCCCTACACCTCGGCCAGTGGCTCAAAGACCGCCTCAACAGATGGCCCAGGGCGCTCCCTACAACAATGTGCCCCTGCCCAGCCTGCAAAACGGTATCCCCAGCCTCCCCCCTGGAACTGGGGTTGCGCCTCCCTTCCGGCAACGGGCGATCGCCCCACCGTTGGGTGACATCTCCGTATCCACCATCGACGCATCCGGCCGCACCATCAACCTCGGCTCCTCCGAAAACGTGCCCCGTCTCGTTCTCCGGGATGCCCCCGTGCGCGACGTTCTCGCTCTCCTAGCGCGGGTTGCGGGCATGAACCTGGCTTTTACTGATGGCGCGGGCGACATTCCCGAAGGGCAAGCCGGAGCAGCCACCACCGTTACCGGGCGGACTATTTCTCTAGACATCGAAAATGAACCCGTGCAAAACGTCTTCAACAGCGTCTTGCAACTGAGCGGAATGCAAGCCAACCGCGTCGGGCGCACTATTTTTGTGGGTGCAAACCTACCCCTAGAATCAAGTCCCGTCATTACCCGCACCCTGCGCCTCAACCAAGCCGAAGCCGAAAGCTCCGCCACCCTGCTCGCCTCCCAAGGAGCGGACTATCAACGAGTCGTCACTAACACCACTCGCGTGGTTGAAGGCGACGGGGTAGACCGACGAGAAACAGAAGAGACAACGACTAGCATTGAAAACTTCACCGTCCAAGAAGCGAACGGCCCCCTATTGCTGCGCGGTCTATCCATCATTGCCGATGAACGCCTCAACTCCATCACCCTCGTTGGTGACCCCCGCAAAGTTGAAATCGCCACCGGTTTGCTCTCCCAACAAGACCTCCGCCGTCGTCAAGTCTCCGTTAACGTCAAAGTCGTTGATATTAACCTTGATTCCCAAGAATTCTCGAACAGTAGTTTTTCCTTTGGTACTGGGGATTCCTTCTTCGTCGTTGATGGCGGTTTTGGTGTAGCCAACTTTGGACGCTTAACCCCCCCCACAGCAGGGCAAACCCTCACTAACGAGTTTGGTCGTCCTGTTGTCCAGAACCCCCTTGGGCCAGGGGGCCGTCTTCCATCTACTCCCTTCATCAATACGGATGGAACCCAACTGGTGCGCGACCCGGCTACCGGCCAACTGGTTCCCGTGGGGCAAAATCAACCCGGTTCTGTGTTCTCCCCCGGTGGCTTACCCACCACTCCGGGAGTGGCTGGCTTTGACCCAACTGCCCCTGGTATTCCTGGCTCTGGCAGTCGTCAGGTTTCCCCCTCTGCGGGAACACCGCCCCTGTTCTATGACCGGAATGGGATTCCCCGCAGTTTGAACGAACTCACCGTTGGGGGCGGGACATTCCAACCCCTAATTAATAGTCAAACCAATGAGCTAGTTACTGCTCCTACTGATGGCACGCAAGCGCCTCTGTATTTTGATTCCAACGGGAACCCCAGACTGTTAAGTCAGTTGCAAATCGGTGGAGGAGGAGCAGGTTATCAAGCCCTGACTACTCCTGACGGCGCTTTAATTTCGGCGGGAACAGGGGCAGACCCTGCACCTCAATTCTTTGATCAAAACGGTCAACCGAGACTCTTTAATCAACTGACGATTGCTGGAGGACAATTTGAACCCTTACGCAGTCCTGAAGGAAATGTAGTCGTCAGTGCAGGTGCTGCACCCCAATATTATTTTGATTCAACTGGTACACCTCGGTTACTCAGTGAATTGAATTTTCCTGATGCTGGAGCTAATGGCCCATTCCAACCCCTACTAAATGATGCAGGTGGTTTGTCTCCAGTGGGCGCTCCAGGCGATCTATACTTCGATATCAATGGAGTTCCCAGAACCTTTAATCAATTAACTGTTGGTTCAGGAATCTTTGAGCCTCTTCTTGATCCTAATGGATTAGTCCCAGTGACCCAAGGTGATTCTGCACCTCTATTCTTTGATCAAGCAGGAGTACCCCGTTTAGTCAGTCAATTTCTAGATGGTACATATTCACCCCTAATTGATGGCCAGGATTTAGTTCCTGCAACACGAGCCATTGCGCCTACATTCTTCGATGCCAATGGTGTTCCCCAGTTACTGAATAACTTGATCCCAGGTGGTGGAACGATTCCCGCTTTAACCAACTCTGTGGGTGAACTCATTTCTGCTGCTACGACAGGAGCTAACGGTTTACCTGCCATTGTGGGTCAAGCAGCGCAATTAGCTTACCAACTGCCGCAAGTCTTCCAATATCCCCAACAGTTTCTAGCCCAACTGCAAGCCAACGTAGTTGAAGGTACGGCCAAGATCCTCACTGACCCGACTCTTACCATCCAAGAAGGGGAAACCTCAACCATTAACCTCACTGACCGCATCCCCATTAACATCGAACAAGAAACCACCGTTAACGCCAACACCACCACCACCACGATTAACACTGAATTTGATGATGTGGGGTTATTGTTGCCCATCACCGTAGATCGAATTGATGATAATGGCTTCATTACCATGACCATCAATCCCCGGATCTCGACCCCCACAGGGACTTACAGCATCATTGTGGACGGTTTAGAACAAGAAGTTGCCCTTGTTTCCCAACGGGAACTCAGCTCCGGTAAAATCCGCCTGCGCGATGGTCAAACCCTCTTAATTGCTGGAGTCATCCAAGACCAAGAACGGGAAATTGTTTCCAAACTGCCCATTCTCGGCGACTTACCCATCATCGGCCGCATGTTCCGCCGTACCGATAAAGAATCGGAGCGTGCAGAAGTGGTAGTTGTGGTTACCCCCAACATCATCCAAGATGTAGAGGATGCCAACTGGGGCTATGGCTACGCCCCCAGCCCCAATGTGCAGCAACAACTGCGTAACCGAGGCTTCCGCTATCCCAACCGATGA